In Bacillus alveayuensis, one DNA window encodes the following:
- a CDS encoding molybdate transport system substrate-binding protein (product_source=KO:K02020; cath_funfam=3.40.190.10; cleavage_site_network=SignalP-noTM; cog=COG0725; ko=KO:K02020; pfam=PF13531; superfamily=53850; tigrfam=TIGR01256), with the protein MKLLKRLFLLLAIIIFSVGCTQNEPDEKVELTVSAAASLQNALLEIKESFEKKHEHIHLSFNFGSSGALERQISQGAPVDIFFSASEDKFDNLVQQGLINQRKNLVGNELVLVVPYESKNKINRFQDLKNDHIQHVAIGIPEVVPAGKYAKESLQILNIWNDIEQKIIFAKDVRQVLSYVETGNVDAGIVYRTDARISNKVKIVATAEENIHSPIIYPIGIIKNTNHLEEAKLFYQFMQKEDAMQILKKYGFKELNES; encoded by the coding sequence TTGAAATTATTAAAAAGATTGTTCTTATTATTGGCCATAATCATTTTTTCGGTCGGTTGTACACAAAATGAACCAGATGAAAAGGTTGAACTAACTGTTTCTGCTGCTGCCAGTTTACAAAATGCATTGCTAGAAATAAAAGAATCTTTTGAAAAAAAACATGAGCATATTCACCTATCTTTCAATTTTGGAAGTTCCGGAGCTTTAGAGCGTCAAATATCACAAGGCGCTCCTGTTGACATATTTTTCTCTGCATCTGAAGATAAATTCGATAATCTAGTTCAACAAGGATTAATCAACCAAAGGAAAAACCTTGTTGGTAATGAGCTTGTTTTAGTTGTTCCTTACGAATCGAAGAACAAGATCAATCGTTTTCAAGATTTAAAAAATGATCACATTCAACATGTAGCAATCGGCATTCCGGAAGTCGTTCCAGCTGGAAAATATGCAAAAGAATCGTTGCAAATCTTAAATATATGGAACGATATTGAACAAAAAATCATTTTTGCCAAGGATGTACGTCAAGTACTCTCATATGTGGAAACTGGAAATGTCGATGCTGGAATTGTTTATCGGACAGATGCACGAATATCTAACAAAGTGAAGATTGTGGCAACAGCAGAAGAAAATATTCATTCACCGATTATTTATCCGATAGGAATAATAAAAAATACGAACCACTTGGAGGAGGCAAAATTGTTTTATCAATTTATGCAAAAAGAAGACGCTATGCAAATTTTAAAAAAATATGGATTTAAAGAGCTGAATGAATCATGA
- a CDS encoding molybdate transport system permease protein (product_source=KO:K02018; cath_funfam=1.10.3720.10; cog=COG4149; ko=KO:K02018; pfam=PF00528; superfamily=161098; tigrfam=TIGR02141; transmembrane_helix_parts=Outside_1_14,TMhelix_15_34,Inside_35_46,TMhelix_47_69,Outside_70_83,TMhelix_84_106,Inside_107_133,TMhelix_134_156,Outside_157_193,TMhelix_194_216,Inside_217_221), with amino-acid sequence MTAQFWSPVLLSMKIAFVSAFFVLIVGVIFARLMARKTFKGKEVLETIFLLPIVLPPSVVGFLLIIIFGKNSLFGQWVEQMFNHSIMFTWWAGVIAATVVAFPLMYQAAKSGFAAIDPGIEEASRVDGASEWKVFLYISIPLAMKAIISGFVLSFARALGEFGATLMFAGNIPGKTQTVPTAIYVAMDSGNMDLAWLWVLTVIVISFLMLVFIQWVNKDIH; translated from the coding sequence ATGACAGCACAGTTCTGGTCACCTGTACTGCTATCCATGAAAATCGCTTTTGTTTCTGCATTTTTCGTTCTAATTGTGGGGGTCATTTTTGCGAGACTGATGGCTCGAAAAACTTTTAAAGGAAAAGAAGTTTTAGAGACGATCTTTTTATTACCGATCGTTCTGCCCCCATCTGTAGTTGGCTTTCTTCTGATTATTATTTTTGGGAAAAATAGCTTGTTTGGTCAATGGGTTGAGCAGATGTTTAACCATTCGATTATGTTTACTTGGTGGGCAGGCGTCATTGCAGCAACGGTTGTTGCTTTTCCGCTTATGTATCAAGCTGCTAAAAGCGGCTTTGCAGCAATAGATCCTGGGATTGAGGAGGCTTCTAGAGTGGATGGAGCAAGCGAATGGAAAGTCTTTTTATATATCTCGATCCCATTAGCTATGAAAGCCATTATTTCAGGATTTGTTCTAAGCTTTGCAAGAGCTTTAGGAGAATTTGGGGCTACTTTAATGTTTGCAGGGAATATTCCAGGTAAAACGCAAACGGTTCCGACGGCCATTTATGTAGCAATGGATTCAGGAAATATGGATTTAGCATGGCTGTGGGTTTTGACGGTGATCGTGATATCTTTTCTGATGCTCGTTTTTATTCAGTGGGTGAATAAAGATATACATTAG
- a CDS encoding putative PurR-regulated permease PerM (product_source=COG0628; cog=COG0628; pfam=PF01594; superfamily=158651; transmembrane_helix_parts=Inside_1_6,TMhelix_7_29,Outside_30_32,TMhelix_33_55,Inside_56_71,TMhelix_72_94,Outside_95_160,TMhelix_161_183,Inside_184_225,TMhelix_226_248,Outside_249_257,TMhelix_258_277,Inside_278_283,TMhelix_284_306,Outside_307_315,TMhelix_316_338,Inside_339_363), translating into MFKSKLHFWTFEILLVVLIIYFSTKITFLFKPVVIFTTTLFFPILISGFLYFLLNPVVDFIERWKAPRTLSILILYVVFISVISSVIGLIGPTIVNQFHELIGSMPFYIAELRTMIENLYHSSWFQWMVTQEYISFDKIQNTLTDYVSTITNNVSQGFQVVLNVIANVTLIIVTVPFILFYMFKDGDKFPTKVAQFFPKDYRHEVLRILKETGETLSIYIRGQMIVSLLVGIFTFIGYLLIGLPYALLLGLVIAITNIIPYVGPFIGVAPAVIVGLLDSPTKALLVVLIVTIVQQIDGNVISPLIIGKRLDTHPLTIIILLLVAGNFAGILGMILAVPTYAVSKTIIINLYRLIQLRQEMKTD; encoded by the coding sequence GTGTTTAAGTCAAAGCTTCATTTTTGGACATTTGAAATTTTACTGGTCGTATTAATCATCTATTTCAGTACGAAAATTACCTTTTTATTTAAACCGGTTGTCATTTTCACAACGACTTTGTTTTTCCCTATATTAATATCAGGATTTTTATACTTTTTACTGAATCCAGTTGTTGATTTTATTGAAAGATGGAAAGCACCCCGTACACTTTCCATCCTTATTTTATACGTAGTTTTCATTAGTGTAATTTCGTCTGTCATCGGATTGATTGGTCCGACAATTGTCAATCAGTTTCATGAGTTAATTGGAAGTATGCCATTTTATATTGCCGAATTAAGAACAATGATCGAAAATTTATATCATAGTTCATGGTTTCAATGGATGGTCACCCAAGAGTATATCTCTTTCGATAAAATTCAAAATACACTTACAGATTATGTTTCAACCATAACGAATAATGTCTCACAAGGCTTTCAAGTGGTATTGAATGTCATTGCGAATGTTACGTTAATTATTGTTACCGTTCCATTTATATTGTTTTACATGTTTAAAGATGGGGATAAGTTTCCAACGAAAGTCGCACAGTTTTTTCCAAAAGATTATCGACATGAAGTGCTTCGGATTTTAAAGGAAACTGGTGAAACGCTTTCCATTTATATTCGCGGACAAATGATTGTGTCATTATTAGTCGGAATTTTTACATTTATCGGGTATTTACTGATTGGTTTACCTTATGCTCTTTTACTCGGATTAGTGATTGCCATTACTAATATCATTCCATATGTAGGTCCGTTTATAGGTGTTGCCCCAGCCGTTATCGTCGGTTTACTCGATTCACCAACAAAGGCTTTGCTTGTTGTGTTAATCGTCACAATTGTTCAACAGATTGACGGAAATGTGATATCTCCATTGATTATCGGTAAACGGCTTGATACACACCCATTAACAATTATTATCTTATTATTAGTGGCTGGAAATTTTGCTGGTATATTAGGGATGATCTTAGCGGTTCCGACGTATGCAGTATCCAAAACTATCATCATTAACCTATACCGGTTAATTCAGCTTCGCCAAGAAATGAAAACCGACTAG
- a CDS encoding DNA-binding transcriptional ArsR family regulator (product_source=COG0640; cath_funfam=1.10.10.10; cog=COG0640; pfam=PF01022; smart=SM00418; superfamily=46785), with translation MKQFDTCEVIRVDGEKVEKVKAKLQQKNHLEVAKIFKALADETRVKIAYALVVEEELCVCDIANIVGSSIATASHHLRLLRNLGLAKYRKDGKLVYYSLDDDHVSQIIQLAYMHHKELTSRG, from the coding sequence ATGAAGCAATTTGATACGTGTGAAGTAATTCGTGTCGATGGAGAAAAAGTAGAAAAAGTGAAAGCAAAGCTTCAGCAGAAAAATCATTTGGAGGTTGCTAAAATTTTTAAAGCGCTAGCTGATGAGACAAGGGTGAAAATTGCTTATGCATTAGTTGTAGAGGAGGAATTATGTGTTTGTGATATTGCCAATATAGTGGGCAGTTCGATTGCCACCGCTTCTCACCATTTACGTCTGCTTAGAAATTTAGGACTTGCGAAGTATCGGAAAGATGGAAAACTCGTTTACTATTCTCTCGATGATGACCATGTCAGTCAAATTATTCAATTAGCTTATATGCACCATAAGGAGTTGACGTCACGTGGTTAA
- a CDS encoding Cd2+/Zn2+-exporting ATPase (product_source=KO:K01534; cath_funfam=2.70.150.10,3.30.70.100,3.40.50.1000; cog=COG2217; ko=KO:K01534; pfam=PF00122,PF00403,PF00702; superfamily=55008,56784,81653; tigrfam=TIGR01525; transmembrane_helix_parts=Inside_1_85,TMhelix_86_105,Outside_106_108,TMhelix_109_131,Inside_132_307,TMhelix_308_330,Outside_331_344,TMhelix_345_367,Inside_368_655,TMhelix_656_678,Outside_679_714), with protein sequence MVKEKTVYRVRGFTCANCAKTFETNVKNLQGVKDAEVNFGASKITVYGEASIQELEKAGAFENLKIYPENEKLEEQKEPFWKRYRVTILSAIFLFIGWGCSFLFGDHSLLTVFSFLISILIGGWGLFKTGFKNLFHLQFDMKTLMTIAIIGAAIIGEWKEGATVVMLFAISEALEAYSMDRARNSIKSLMDIAPKEALVFRGNKEKSVKVEDIRVDDILIVKPGEKIAMDGVIINGSSFVNQSAITGESIPVMKTAGDEVFAGTLNEDGLVKVKVTKTVEDTTLAKIIHLVEEAQGERAPSQAFIDKFAKYYTPVIMLIALLVATIPPLLFDADWKTWIYQGLAVLVVGCPCALVISTPVAVVTAIGNAARNGVLIKGGIHLEQTGKLQAIAFDKTGTLTNGTPVVTDVDSVSEAFEDGFAILAAIENQSHHPLAKAVVQYAQDQNISYSHLDVADLTSITGKGMKATVNGETYVVGSPNFIEEEIGERLPKTWKQSIMEKQAHGNTVVLLANKKKVLLIVAISDKPRKNSRHVIEQLNRLGIKKIWMLTGDNENTANAIAKQIGVPHVKAELLPEGKVENIKKLRNKYEKVAMIGDGVNDAPALAAATVGIAMGASGTDTALETADIALMGDDLKKIPFMIRLSRKALAVIKQNVAFSIGIKLLALLLVVPGWLTLWLAIFADMGATLLVTLNALRLLRVKEELERYTVILPS encoded by the coding sequence GTGGTTAAAGAAAAAACGGTTTATCGGGTTCGGGGCTTTACATGTGCCAACTGTGCGAAAACGTTCGAAACGAATGTTAAAAATTTACAAGGTGTAAAAGATGCAGAAGTGAACTTTGGGGCTTCGAAAATTACGGTATACGGTGAAGCGTCTATTCAAGAATTAGAAAAAGCAGGTGCATTTGAAAATTTAAAAATTTATCCAGAAAACGAAAAATTAGAAGAACAAAAGGAGCCTTTTTGGAAAAGATACCGTGTCACCATCTTATCAGCCATTTTTCTTTTTATAGGATGGGGATGTTCTTTTTTGTTTGGCGATCATTCGCTGCTAACCGTTTTCTCCTTTCTTATTTCCATCCTAATAGGCGGATGGGGACTATTTAAAACAGGCTTCAAAAACCTCTTTCATTTGCAGTTTGACATGAAAACATTGATGACCATTGCAATTATTGGAGCAGCCATTATCGGTGAATGGAAAGAAGGGGCTACCGTTGTGATGCTATTTGCTATTAGCGAAGCGTTGGAGGCATACTCGATGGACCGAGCTAGAAATTCCATCAAATCATTAATGGATATTGCTCCAAAAGAAGCGCTTGTTTTCCGGGGAAATAAAGAAAAATCTGTAAAAGTGGAAGATATTCGAGTCGATGATATTTTGATTGTGAAACCAGGCGAAAAAATTGCCATGGATGGCGTTATCATAAATGGTTCATCATTTGTGAACCAATCAGCCATAACAGGTGAATCAATTCCTGTCATGAAAACAGCAGGAGACGAAGTTTTTGCCGGAACGTTAAATGAAGATGGCTTAGTAAAAGTGAAAGTGACTAAAACCGTTGAAGATACGACACTTGCTAAAATTATTCATTTAGTGGAAGAAGCGCAAGGGGAACGAGCACCGTCACAAGCGTTTATCGACAAGTTTGCCAAATATTACACTCCTGTTATTATGTTGATTGCTCTTCTTGTTGCGACAATTCCACCATTACTATTTGATGCTGATTGGAAAACATGGATTTATCAAGGATTAGCAGTTTTAGTGGTCGGTTGTCCATGTGCTCTTGTCATCTCTACTCCTGTTGCCGTCGTTACGGCCATTGGGAATGCTGCGCGTAATGGTGTTCTCATTAAAGGAGGGATTCATCTTGAGCAGACAGGAAAACTTCAAGCTATTGCTTTTGATAAAACAGGAACATTAACGAATGGGACACCAGTTGTTACGGATGTGGATTCAGTATCAGAAGCTTTTGAAGATGGTTTTGCGATTTTGGCTGCCATTGAAAACCAGTCCCATCACCCGTTAGCAAAAGCGGTTGTTCAATATGCTCAAGATCAAAATATTTCTTACTCTCATTTAGATGTTGCAGATTTAACTTCCATTACTGGAAAAGGGATGAAGGCAACGGTAAATGGAGAAACATACGTAGTTGGCAGCCCAAACTTCATCGAGGAAGAAATAGGAGAAAGGCTTCCGAAAACATGGAAACAATCCATAATGGAAAAACAAGCTCATGGAAACACAGTCGTTTTACTAGCTAATAAGAAGAAAGTATTACTTATTGTAGCCATTTCTGACAAACCGCGCAAAAATAGCCGACATGTCATTGAACAGCTGAATCGTCTTGGAATCAAGAAAATATGGATGTTAACAGGTGATAATGAGAATACCGCAAATGCTATTGCCAAACAGATCGGTGTACCTCATGTGAAAGCAGAACTGTTGCCTGAAGGAAAAGTAGAGAATATTAAAAAGCTGCGAAACAAGTACGAAAAAGTGGCCATGATTGGCGATGGTGTGAACGATGCTCCTGCTTTAGCAGCAGCAACAGTCGGAATTGCGATGGGCGCATCAGGTACGGATACAGCACTAGAAACAGCTGATATTGCTTTAATGGGAGATGATTTAAAGAAGATCCCATTTATGATTCGCTTAAGCCGAAAAGCGTTAGCCGTTATTAAACAAAACGTCGCTTTCTCTATTGGAATTAAATTATTGGCGCTTCTTCTCGTTGTACCTGGATGGTTAACACTGTGGCTAGCCATTTTTGCTGATATGGGAGCAACACTTCTTGTGACACTTAATGCATTACGTTTGCTTCGAGTAAAAGAAGAGCTTGAAAGATATACCGTTATCTTACCATCTTGA
- a CDS encoding Na+/H+ antiporter NhaD/arsenite permease-like protein (product_source=COG1055; cog=COG1055; pfam=PF02040; superfamily=103473; transmembrane_helix_parts=Inside_1_24,TMhelix_25_42,Outside_43_45,TMhelix_46_65,Inside_66_81), protein MKDIPLSYHLEHVKKPKDAIKDHRMFHLSWLVLGILLIGYFIGEQIHIPVLIIASIIAFFFLLMARRSPVVNTKQVLKGNW, encoded by the coding sequence TTGAAAGATATACCGTTATCTTACCATCTTGAACATGTTAAAAAGCCGAAAGATGCGATTAAAGATCACCGAATGTTTCATCTTTCATGGCTTGTTCTAGGTATACTATTAATCGGATATTTTATCGGTGAACAAATCCACATCCCCGTGTTGATTATTGCTAGCATCATTGCTTTTTTCTTCTTGCTTATGGCAAGAAGAAGCCCAGTTGTGAATACGAAGCAAGTGTTAAAGGGAAATTGGTGA
- a CDS encoding CrcB protein (product_source=KO:K06199; cog=COG0239; ko=KO:K06199; pfam=PF02537; superfamily=81340; tigrfam=TIGR00494; transmembrane_helix_parts=Inside_1_1,TMhelix_2_21,Outside_22_30,TMhelix_31_49,Inside_50_61,TMhelix_62_84,Outside_85_93,TMhelix_94_116,Inside_117_127), translating to MYYITIGIGGMIGSILRYVLSRLLSSAMSPFPIGTLAANLIGSFLLGLFTSRLLEREVLPPYILSGIGTGLIGSFTTFSTFSVETVQLIKEGHLFLAFIYIVISFAGGLILAYSGYKIGEKSVVKKG from the coding sequence ATGTATTATATAACAATTGGTATAGGGGGAATGATTGGTTCTATTTTGCGATATGTGCTTTCAAGACTATTATCGTCAGCGATGTCTCCTTTTCCGATCGGAACATTAGCTGCAAACTTGATTGGAAGCTTTTTATTAGGCTTGTTCACATCTAGACTTCTAGAGCGGGAAGTGCTTCCTCCATACATTTTATCTGGAATAGGTACTGGACTTATTGGTTCTTTTACAACCTTTTCGACCTTTAGTGTAGAAACAGTTCAATTAATCAAGGAAGGTCATTTATTTTTAGCCTTTATTTATATTGTCATTAGTTTTGCTGGTGGACTTATACTAGCTTATAGCGGATACAAAATAGGAGAAAAAAGTGTGGTGAAAAAAGGATGA
- a CDS encoding CrcB protein (product_source=KO:K06199; cog=COG0239; ko=KO:K06199; pfam=PF02537; superfamily=90123; tigrfam=TIGR00494; transmembrane_helix_parts=Inside_1_1,TMhelix_2_19,Outside_20_28,TMhelix_29_51,Inside_52_57,TMhelix_58_76,Outside_77_90,TMhelix_91_113,Inside_114_122) produces MIIWIAIGGFLGAVARYSVNRWMFQKVTSIYPYGTFLVNILGSFGLGIIIGMEIKGQMAALIGVGFFGAFTTFSTFKMENIKFFVQKQKKAMILYLLTSYGLGILFAFLGIFIGSSIHHHVF; encoded by the coding sequence ATGATAATATGGATTGCAATTGGTGGCTTTTTAGGAGCCGTAGCTCGGTATTCGGTGAATCGATGGATGTTCCAAAAAGTAACTTCCATTTATCCATATGGTACGTTTCTTGTTAATATACTAGGATCTTTTGGGCTCGGAATTATCATCGGAATGGAAATAAAAGGACAAATGGCTGCATTAATAGGGGTTGGTTTTTTTGGTGCCTTTACGACGTTTTCCACATTTAAAATGGAAAATATAAAATTTTTCGTTCAAAAACAAAAAAAGGCGATGATATTATATTTGCTTACTAGTTATGGATTGGGGATTTTATTTGCATTTTTAGGTATTTTTATTGGCTCATCTATTCACCATCATGTTTTTTAG
- a CDS encoding hypothetical protein (product_source=Hypo-rule applied), whose amino-acid sequence MGRGRIRVEERIIKETDAEIYEATLIQRDEDEKKEK is encoded by the coding sequence ATGGGGAGGGGAAGAATTCGAGTTGAAGAACGAATAATAAAGGAAACTGATGCAGAAATATATGAAGCAACGTTAATTCAACGTGATGAAGATGAAAAAAAAGAAAAATAA
- a CDS encoding cyclic pyranopterin phosphate synthase (product_source=KO:K03639; cath_funfam=3.20.20.70; cog=COG2896; ko=KO:K03639; pfam=PF04055,PF06463,PF13394; smart=SM00729; superfamily=102114; tigrfam=TIGR02666), producing MKKNQVLDQLHRPLRDLRISLTDRCNFRCTYCMPKEIFGDDYQFLPKDQLLSFEEIVELTKIFVELGVKKIKLTGGEPLLRKDVYKLIAMLSKIEGIHDIGLTTNGVYLKKHGPKLYEAGLRRLNISLDAIDDDTFCRLNGRDVSAKTVLANIDYAVSLGFSVKVNMVVQKGVNDHQILPMTEYFKNKGITLRFIEFMDVGNTNGWNMKDVLTKKDMFKMISSVYSIEPIDENYFGEVAKRYRHQDTGSEIGFITSVSEPFCSSCTRARISSDGKLYTCLYAHEGFNLRDFIRSGKSREEIKMAIDRIWKNRKDQYSVERTENKGMMKKNKIEMSYIGG from the coding sequence ATGAAAAAGAACCAAGTATTGGATCAGTTGCACCGCCCTTTGCGCGATTTGCGTATTTCTTTAACCGACCGGTGTAATTTCCGTTGCACATATTGTATGCCAAAAGAGATATTCGGAGACGATTATCAATTCCTGCCAAAGGATCAATTGTTGTCGTTTGAAGAAATTGTGGAACTCACGAAAATATTCGTTGAGCTTGGCGTGAAGAAAATTAAGCTAACGGGAGGCGAACCGCTTCTTCGGAAGGATGTTTATAAACTGATTGCCATGCTTTCAAAAATTGAAGGTATTCATGATATTGGTTTGACAACAAACGGCGTGTATTTAAAAAAGCATGGCCCAAAATTGTATGAAGCAGGTCTTCGCAGATTGAACATCAGCCTTGATGCGATCGATGACGATACGTTTTGCCGCTTAAATGGACGAGATGTATCAGCGAAGACGGTTTTAGCAAATATTGATTATGCTGTATCGCTCGGATTTTCGGTTAAAGTAAATATGGTTGTACAAAAAGGAGTAAATGATCACCAAATTTTGCCGATGACGGAATACTTTAAAAACAAGGGGATTACATTAAGGTTTATTGAATTTATGGATGTAGGAAATACGAACGGCTGGAATATGAAAGATGTCTTGACAAAAAAAGATATGTTTAAGATGATCAGCTCTGTTTATTCAATTGAACCAATTGATGAAAACTACTTTGGAGAGGTAGCCAAGCGTTACCGCCATCAAGACACAGGTTCAGAAATCGGATTTATCACATCAGTATCAGAACCATTTTGTTCAAGCTGTACGAGAGCACGTATTTCATCAGATGGAAAACTATACACTTGTTTATATGCTCATGAAGGATTTAATTTACGGGATTTCATTCGTTCAGGAAAAAGTCGCGAAGAAATCAAAATGGCTATTGATCGTATTTGGAAAAATCGTAAAGATCAATATTCTGTTGAACGGACAGAAAACAAAGGGATGATGAAAAAAAATAAAATTGAAATGTCATATATAGGAGGATAA
- a CDS encoding YesN/AraC family two-component response regulator (product_source=COG4753; cath_funfam=1.10.10.60,3.40.50.2300; cog=COG4753; pfam=PF00072,PF12833; smart=SM00342,SM00448; superfamily=52172) codes for MADVLIVDNDKSARKDLKSIIEDSKFRFLSIYEASTAQRGMILLKQNRPTILIVDISLPDIDGIKLGRTALELYPDLPVIVVTQLKMFEFVQEAINSGFSAYLLKPLSKNELFETFERILPQGINKEINQTINGKSHFSSDLKNPIESAIQFIQMNYGYSITLKEVADQVYLSPSYFSRLFKEEVGMTFVEYLSFVRVQKAKTMLRVSSLPIEIIANNTGFSNASYFATAFKKLVGKTPREYREQFHFKE; via the coding sequence TTGGCTGATGTATTAATTGTTGATAATGATAAATCTGCTAGGAAGGATTTAAAGTCAATCATTGAAGATAGTAAATTCCGCTTTCTTTCCATTTATGAAGCTAGTACAGCTCAAAGAGGTATGATCCTTTTAAAGCAAAATCGACCGACTATACTCATTGTGGATATCTCCTTGCCAGATATAGACGGTATTAAATTAGGAAGAACAGCGTTAGAGCTGTATCCAGATTTGCCCGTCATTGTTGTAACTCAGTTAAAAATGTTCGAGTTTGTTCAGGAAGCGATCAACTCAGGTTTTTCAGCGTATTTGTTGAAACCGCTTTCTAAAAATGAACTATTTGAAACATTTGAGCGGATTTTGCCCCAAGGAATCAATAAAGAAATTAATCAAACGATCAATGGGAAAAGTCATTTTTCTTCTGACTTAAAAAATCCGATCGAAAGTGCCATTCAGTTTATCCAAATGAATTATGGTTATTCTATTACTCTAAAAGAAGTAGCAGATCAAGTATATTTGAGTCCATCTTATTTCAGCCGATTGTTTAAAGAAGAAGTTGGTATGACATTTGTGGAATATTTATCGTTTGTCCGAGTTCAAAAAGCAAAAACGATGCTGAGAGTTTCTAGTCTTCCGATTGAAATTATCGCCAACAATACTGGTTTTTCAAATGCAAGCTATTTTGCAACCGCTTTTAAAAAATTGGTAGGAAAGACACCGAGAGAATATCGGGAACAGTTTCATTTTAAAGAATAG